The following coding sequences are from one Coffea arabica cultivar ET-39 chromosome 11e, Coffea Arabica ET-39 HiFi, whole genome shotgun sequence window:
- the LOC113716227 gene encoding uncharacterized protein, whose product MYVTRPKSFFKNSPDSLSSLPEGPHSGFLVIQDRKVETCCFGLCSFDNDRVRDLPFPQNYSLTIKTIVRVVTYSNGDRYYRNVYDHLMFIPVLNQPLSSNLYYVISRDEPFSGEALTCSKELSCNNTCCIEDVRPRPLDPSSVYQQFKIVKRSGRYFAGLSTVDGGFPPEPLRRINEVGWKARLSTEFMLDEAPGLDKALRACMPRFDFPLKCEESQTLVVGKWYCPFMFVREGTIMRRYQMSNSMFYVMTLEQQWKKIFSCSNSNKEDNEGKQLTVDVVLENEAVYVGGFKAEWDEGIVDEGAIWFGFSDGGGAKRRVGLSPEIVERMKWEQEREGWRSGKNRQVRITRAQEFKKSDEWREFGLYVLVERFVLRRMDGTLVMEYHFLHDDQIKSKWE is encoded by the exons ATGTATGTAACAAGGCCTAAATCTTTCTTCAAGAACTCTCCAGACTCCCTTTCATCACTTCCTGAAGGGCCACATTCAGGTTTCCTAGTAATTCAAGATAGAAAGGTTGAAACTTGCTGTTTTGGATTGTGTTCATTTGATAATGACCGTGTAAGGGACCTGCCTTTTCCGCAGAATTATAGTCTAACCATTAAGACTATAGTGAGAGTAGTAACCTACTCAAATGGTGACAGATATTACAGAAATGTGTACGATCATCTTATGTTCATCCCAGTTCTTAACCAGCCGCTTTCTTCAAATCTCTACTATGTCATATCTCGGGATGAACCTTTTTCAGG GGAAGCTTTAACTTGCTCAAAGGAATTAAGCTGCAATAACACATGCTGTATCGAAGATGTAAGACCAAGGCCACTGGATCCAAGCAGCGTTTATCAACAGTTCAAAATTGTTAAAAGATCTGGTCGTTATTTTGCCGGATTATCTACTGTGGATGGTGGTTTTCCTCCTGAACCATTGAGGAGGATTAACGAAGTTGGCTGGAAAGCTCGCCTTTCGACAGAATTTATGTTAGATGAAGCTCCAGGCCTTGATAAAGCTCTTCGAGCCTGCATGCCGCGATTCGATTTCCCCCTGAAATGTGAGGAATCTCAAACTCTTGTCGTTGGGAAGTGGTACTGTCCTTTCATGTTTGTTAGAGAAGGCACCATTATGCGGAGATATCAGATGTCGAATTCAATGTTTTACGTGATGACATTGGAGCAACAGTGGAAGAAGATTTTCTCTTGCTCTAACTCTAACAAAGAAGATAATGAAGGAAAACAGTTAACTGTGGATGTTGTTCTTGAAAACGAAGCTGTCTATGTTGGTGGTTTTAAGGCTGAATGGGACGAGGGAATTGTAGATGAGGGGGCAATATGGTTCGGATTTTCTGATGGAGGAGGAGCCAAAAGAAGGGTTGGTTTGAGTCCAGAAATTGTGGAAAGAATGAAATGGGAGCAAGAAAGAGAAGGATGGAGAAGTGGGAAGAATAGACAGGTGAGGATCACAAGGGCACAGGAGTTCAAGAAAAGTGATGAATGGAGAGAATTTGGCCTCTATGTTTTGGTTGAAAGGTTTGTTTTGAGGAGAATGGATGGGACTTTGGTAATGGAATATCATTTCTTGCATGACGATCAAATTAAGAGCAAATGGGAATAA
- the LOC113717177 gene encoding uncharacterized protein, whose product MYVARPLSEYTKNPDTLSLPPEGPNSGYLVIQDEESETYSCFGLCKNRTVRDLPFPQNKDLTVQYVQSSGESQDVSLDDAVFIPVLNLPLSSNRYYVIKPHGNHKGKAVTCSREEDKTTCCFCRCVKDIKPRPFDRKNIYQQFEVFVYEAACVGRGYFYAKSVAPDGFPPYFLRRKGWSVHTKTPKHYELDEAPGLNAALRARLPEFSVPPSYKSSEAVVVGKWYSPFLFIKDGIVKDQMKRSMFYQVTLEQKWEQVYSTQNIYHEAKSVSMDVTIDREAVYIAGNKAVWDEKNVVEGTIWFKSFGRAGEEATAGLSIELVQRMKWEQERAGWLGGNERQVRVERIEYSGEKGEWREFGCFVLVESFVFKRMDGSLLMTYDFKHPHQIKCTWD is encoded by the exons ATGTATGTTGCAAGGCCACTTTCTGAGTACACAAAGAATCCAGATACACTTTCATTACCCCCGGAGGGTCCAAATTCGGGATACTTGGTAATTCAAGATGAAGAATCGGAGACATATTCTTGTTTTGGATTGTGCAAGAATCGAACCGTCAGGGATCTGCCGTTTCCTCAGAACAAGGACTTGACAGTTCAGTACGTACAAAGTAGTGGTGAGTCCCAAGATGTTTCCCTTGATGATGCTGTCTTCATTCCAGTTCTCAACCTTCCTTTGTCTTCGAATCGCTACTATGTCATCAAGCCACATGGAAATCACAAAGG GAAAGCCGTGACTTGTTCTAGAGAAGAAGACAAGACCACCTGCTGTTTCTGCCGTTGTGTTAAAGATATTAAACCAAGGCCATTTGATCGAAAAAACATTTACCAACAATTTGAGGTTTTTGTTTATGAAGCAGCTTGCGTTGGCAGGGGTTACTTTTATGCTAAATCTGTTGCGCCGGATGGTTTTCCTCCCTATTTCTTGAGAAGAAAAGGGTGGTCAGTTCACACAAAAACTCCAAAACACTATGAATTAGACGAAGCTCCTGGTCTCAATGCTGCTCTACGAGCCCGCCTTCCTGAATTCAGTGTACCACCATCGTATAAGAGTTCTGAAGCAGTTGTAGTAGGCAAATGGTATAGCCCTTTTCTGTTTATCAAAGATGGGATAGTGAAAGATCAGATGAAAAGATCAATGTTTTATCAGGTGACTCTGGAGCAAAAGTGGGAGCAGGTATATTCAACACAGAATATCTATCATGAGGCGAAGTCTGTGTCCATGGATGTCACCATTGATCGAGAAGCTGTCTACATTGCTGGCAACAAAGCTGTGTGGGATGAGAAAAATGTAGTTGAAGGAACAATATGGTTTAAGAGTTTTGGGAGAGCTGGAGAGGAAGCGACAGCTGGTCTGAGCATAGAATTAGTTCAAAGGATGAAATGGGAGCAAGAAAGAGCTGGATGGCTAGGTGGGAACGAAAGGCAAGTGAGGGTGGAACGGATAGAATACTCTGGAGAAAAGGGTGAGTGGAGAGAATTTGGAtgttttgttttggttgagAGTTTTGTGTTTAAGAGAATGGATGGAAGTTTGCTAATGACATATGATTTCAAACACCCTCACCAGATCAAGTGCACATGGGATTGA
- the LOC113716970 gene encoding uncharacterized protein — MYVARPLSEYTKNPDALSLPPEGPNSGYLVIQDEESETYSCFGLCKNRTLRDLPFPQNKDLTVRYVQSSGESQHVSLNDAVFIPVLNLPLSSNRYYVIKPHGNHKGQAVACSREEDMTTCCFCRCVKDIKPRPFDPKNIYQQFEVFVRETPCAGRGYFYAKSVAPDGFPPYFLRRKGWSVRTKTPKHYKLDEAPGLNATLRARLPEFSVPPSYKSSEAVVVGKWYSPFLFIKDGIVKDQMKRSMFYQVTLEQKWEQVYSTQNIYHEAKSVSIDVTIDREAVYIAGNKAVWDEKNVVEGTIWFKSFGRAGEEATVGLSIELVQRMKWEQERAGWLGGNERQVRVERIEYSGEKGEWREFGCFVLVESFVFKRMDGSLLMTYDFKHPHQIKCTWD; from the exons ATGTATGTTGCAAGGCCACTTTCTGAGTACACAAAGAATCCAGATGCACTTTCATTACCCCCGGAGGGTCCAAATTCCGGATACTTGGTAATTCAAGATGAAGAATCGGAGACATATTCTTGTTTTGGATTGTGCAAGAATCGAACCCTGAGGGATCTGCCGTTTCCTCAGAACAAGGACTTGACAGTTCGCTACGTACAAAGTAGTGGTGAGAGCCAACATGTTTCCCTTAATGATGCTGTCTTCATTCCAGTTCTCAACCTTCCTTTGTCTTCGAATCGCTACTATGTCATCAAGCCACATGGAAATCACAAAGG GCAAGCCGTGGCTTGTTCTAGGGAAGAAGACATGACCACCTGCTGTTTCTGTCGTTGTGTTAAAGATATTAAACCAAGGCCATTTGATCCAAAGAACATTTACCAACAATTTGAGGTTTTTGTTCGTGAAACACCTTGCGCTGGCAGGGGTTACTTTTATGCTAAATCTGTTGCGCCTGATGGTTTTCCTCCCTATTTCTTGAGAAGAAAAGGGTGGTCAGTTCGCACTAAAACTCCAAAACACTACAAATTAGACGAAGCTCCTGGTCTCAATGCTACTCTACGAGCCCGCCTTCCTGAATTCAGTGTACCACCATCGTATAAGAGTTCTGAAGCTGTTGTAGTAGGGAAATGGTATAGCCCTTTTCTGTTTATCAAAGATGGGATAGTGAAAGATCAGATGAAAAGATCAATGTTTTATCAGGTGACTCTGGAGCAAAAGTGGGAGCAGGTATATTCAACACAGAATATCTATCATGAGGCGAAGTCTGTGTCCATAGATGTCACCATTGATCGAGAAGCTGTCTACATTGCTGGCAACAAAGCTGTGTGGGATGAGAAAAATGTTGTTGAAGGAACAATATGGTTTAAGAGTTTTGGGAGAGCTGGAGAGGAAGCGACAGTTGGTCTGAGCATAGAATTAGTTCAAAGGATGAAATGGGAGCAAGAAAGAGCTGGATGGCTAGGTGGGAACGAAAGGCAAGTGAGGGTGGAACGGATAGAATACTCTGGAGAAAAGGGTGAGTGGAGAGAATTTGGAtgttttgttttggttgagAGTTTTGTGTTTAAGAGAATGGATGGAAGTTTGCTAATGACATATGATTTCAAACACCCTCACCAGATCAAGTGCACATGGGATTGA
- the LOC113716971 gene encoding uncharacterized protein, whose protein sequence is MKERGKALEVYNESMCTDFNYSSSSEMPCKKHPSSSSVGICAYCLKDRLVKLVCSECGEQRLSSCSCSDISSYRNSSCTADVGSVGRISFLIDNEKTELQKLHQKPKKGDKPEEVILLRRSSSSCVEVKRYKGFWKIKRLFRKKKQKGCEKDGQFDDKSDAWVSDVMGVSRSRSLCSFRGGGFNDTDEGSDYRYSSAKISDVTGGILFDYDRQCGFCEGESRKSGFRGASDESEPRKSGFRGLFNEAEPRKSGCRHVSDAEHSIDLRSLKKVGPLELDRAYSVPNRSIFPVKESDFSAMDDSAFIDLKLDLSSESKPELPATFRTSDASDHGATGGLRGETFSCNGGSCRIAVNDRGGLKRGTNSYKVWKWFSKQYSGRRSNASKKEEIVIFKS, encoded by the coding sequence ATGAAGGAAAGAGGGAAAGCTCTGGAGGTATATAATGAGAGTATGTGCACAGATTTCAATTACTCTTCTTCATCAGAAATGCCATGCAAGAAGCATCCATCTTCCTCTTCAGTTGGGATCTGTGCTTATTGTCTTAAAGATAGATTGGTGAAGCTGGTTTGCTCTGAATGTGGAGAACAAAGGCTCTCCTCCTGTTCTTGCTCTGACATCTCATCATACAGGAATTCATCATGCACTGCAGATGTTGGAAGCGTTGGGAGAATCTCATTTCTCATTGATAATGAAAAGACTGAGCTGCAAAAGTTGCATCAGAAGCCTAAGAAGGGGGATAAACCTGAGGAAGTCATCCTGCTCAGGAGGAGCAGCAGTAGCTGCGTTGAGGTGAAGAGATATAAGggattttggaaaattaagaggcTTTTTaggaagaaaaaacaaaagggtTGTGAAAAAGATGGTCAGTTTGACGATAAAAGTGATGCTTGGGTGTCGGATGTTATGGGAGTTTCTAGGTCAAGATCTCTCTGTAGTTTCAGGGGTGGTGGATTCAATGACACTGATGAAGGTAGTGATTATAGGTATTCAAGTGCTAAAATCTCTGATGTCACTGGGGGCATACTCTTCGATTATGACAGACAATGTGGATTTTGTGAAGGAGAATCAAGAAAAAGTGGGTTTAGAGGTGCATCAGATGAATCAGAACCGCGGAAAAGTGGATTCAGAGGCTTGTTCAATGAAGCAGAACCAAGAAAAAGTGGCTGCAGACATGTATCAGATGCTGAACATAGTATTGATTTAAGGAGTTTGAAGAAAGTTGGCCCCTTGGAGCTAGATAGAGCATATAGTGTTCCAAACAGGAGCATTTTTCCTGTTAAAGAAAGTGATTTTTCTGCCATGGATGATTCAGCTTTTATCGATTTAAAACTTGATTTATCATCAGAATCAAAACCAGAACTTCCTGCTACTTTCAGAACCAGTGATGCTTCGGATCATGGTGCTACTGGCGGCTTGAGGGGTGAGACCTTTTCTTGCAATGGTGGCTCTTGCAGAATTGCTGTGAATGACAGAGGAGGACTAAAGAGGGGGACTAATAGCTACAAGGTTTGGAAATGGTTCTCCAAGCAATATTCTGGCAGGAGATCAAACGCAAGtaagaaagaagaaattgtTATATTCAAATCTTGA